A genomic region of Eucalyptus grandis isolate ANBG69807.140 chromosome 5, ASM1654582v1, whole genome shotgun sequence contains the following coding sequences:
- the LOC104441362 gene encoding ELMO domain-containing protein A isoform X4 — MEDRGGSFVAVRRISQGIERGNTCHSTSGSAAWLGRGLSCVCAQRRESDARPSFDLTPAQEESLQRLQSRIDVAYDSSILEHQEALRALWHAAFPEEELHGLITEQWKEMGWQGKDPSTDFRGGGFISLENLLFFARNFPKSFQDLLRKQEGDRSMWEYPFAVAGVNITFMLIQMLDLEAVKPRTLVGATFLKFLSENESAFDLLYCITFKLMDNQWLAMRASYMDFNAVMKSTRRQMERELLLEDVTRLEDLPSYGLLSR, encoded by the exons ATGGAAGATAGGGGAGGGTCGTTTGTCGCCGTCAGGAGGATTTCTCAAGGCATCGAGAGAGGCAACACCTGCCATTCAACTTCAG GCTCAGCAGCATGGCTTGGTCGAGGTCTTTCTTGCGTTTGTGCACAGAGACGAGAGAGCGATGCTCGTCCGTCATTTGATTTAACTCCAGCCCAG GAGGAAAGCTTGCAGAGGCTTCAAAGCCGCATAGATGTTGCATATGATAGTTCTATTCTGGAACACCAG GAAGCTCTAAGGGCACTTTGGCATGCTGCCTTTCCAGAAGAGGAACTTCATGGTTTAATAACTGAACAGTGGAAGGAAATGGGTTGGCAAGGAAAGGACCCATCCACTGATTTTAG GGGTGGTGGTTTCATTTCATTGGAAAACTTGCTGTTCTTTGCCAGGAATTTTCCG AAATCCTTTCAAGATCTTCTAAGGAAACAGGAAGGTGATCGGTCAATGTGGGAATACCCTTTTGCTGTAGCTGGCGTGAACATCACATTCATGCTTATCCAAATGCTCGATCTTGAAGCAG TTAAGCCACGAACGCTTGTTGGAGCTACTTTCTTGAAGTTCCTTTCTG AAAATGAATCAGCGTTTGATCTTCTATACTGCATCACATTCAAGCTGATGGACAATCAGTGGCTTGCCATGCGGGCATCATATATGGATTTTAAT GCTGTGATGAAATCGACCCGCCGTCAAATGGAAAGAGAGCTGCTGCTTGAAGATGTAACTCGTCTTGAGGACTTGCCCTCTTATGGCCTTCTTTCTCGCTAG
- the LOC104441362 gene encoding ELMO domain-containing protein A isoform X3, which yields MEDRGGSFVAVRRISQGIERGNTCHSTSAEVVAGSAAWLGRGLSCVCAQRRESDARPSFDLTPAQEESLQRLQSRIDVAYDSSILEHQEALRALWHAAFPEEELHGLITEQWKEMGWQGKDPSTDFRGGGFISLENLLFFARNFPKSFQDLLRKQEGDRSMWEYPFAVAGVNITFMLIQMLDLEAVKPRTLVGATFLKFLSENESAFDLLYCITFKLMDNQWLAMRASYMDFNAVMKSTRRQMERELLLEDVTRLEDLPSYGLLSR from the exons ATGGAAGATAGGGGAGGGTCGTTTGTCGCCGTCAGGAGGATTTCTCAAGGCATCGAGAGAGGCAACACCTGCCATTCAACTTCAG CTGAAGTTGTGGCAGGCTCAGCAGCATGGCTTGGTCGAGGTCTTTCTTGCGTTTGTGCACAGAGACGAGAGAGCGATGCTCGTCCGTCATTTGATTTAACTCCAGCCCAG GAGGAAAGCTTGCAGAGGCTTCAAAGCCGCATAGATGTTGCATATGATAGTTCTATTCTGGAACACCAG GAAGCTCTAAGGGCACTTTGGCATGCTGCCTTTCCAGAAGAGGAACTTCATGGTTTAATAACTGAACAGTGGAAGGAAATGGGTTGGCAAGGAAAGGACCCATCCACTGATTTTAG GGGTGGTGGTTTCATTTCATTGGAAAACTTGCTGTTCTTTGCCAGGAATTTTCCG AAATCCTTTCAAGATCTTCTAAGGAAACAGGAAGGTGATCGGTCAATGTGGGAATACCCTTTTGCTGTAGCTGGCGTGAACATCACATTCATGCTTATCCAAATGCTCGATCTTGAAGCAG TTAAGCCACGAACGCTTGTTGGAGCTACTTTCTTGAAGTTCCTTTCTG AAAATGAATCAGCGTTTGATCTTCTATACTGCATCACATTCAAGCTGATGGACAATCAGTGGCTTGCCATGCGGGCATCATATATGGATTTTAAT GCTGTGATGAAATCGACCCGCCGTCAAATGGAAAGAGAGCTGCTGCTTGAAGATGTAACTCGTCTTGAGGACTTGCCCTCTTATGGCCTTCTTTCTCGCTAG
- the LOC104441362 gene encoding ELMO domain-containing protein A isoform X5: MTMYCLDWLDRAAEVVAGSAAWLGRGLSCVCAQRRESDARPSFDLTPAQEESLQRLQSRIDVAYDSSILEHQEALRALWHAAFPEEELHGLITEQWKEMGWQGKDPSTDFRGGGFISLENLLFFARNFPKSFQDLLRKQEGDRSMWEYPFAVAGVNITFMLIQMLDLEAVKPRTLVGATFLKFLSENESAFDLLYCITFKLMDNQWLAMRASYMDFNAVMKSTRRQMERELLLEDVTRLEDLPSYGLLSR; the protein is encoded by the exons ATGACTATGTACTGTTTGGATTGGCTTGATCGGGCGG CTGAAGTTGTGGCAGGCTCAGCAGCATGGCTTGGTCGAGGTCTTTCTTGCGTTTGTGCACAGAGACGAGAGAGCGATGCTCGTCCGTCATTTGATTTAACTCCAGCCCAG GAGGAAAGCTTGCAGAGGCTTCAAAGCCGCATAGATGTTGCATATGATAGTTCTATTCTGGAACACCAG GAAGCTCTAAGGGCACTTTGGCATGCTGCCTTTCCAGAAGAGGAACTTCATGGTTTAATAACTGAACAGTGGAAGGAAATGGGTTGGCAAGGAAAGGACCCATCCACTGATTTTAG GGGTGGTGGTTTCATTTCATTGGAAAACTTGCTGTTCTTTGCCAGGAATTTTCCG AAATCCTTTCAAGATCTTCTAAGGAAACAGGAAGGTGATCGGTCAATGTGGGAATACCCTTTTGCTGTAGCTGGCGTGAACATCACATTCATGCTTATCCAAATGCTCGATCTTGAAGCAG TTAAGCCACGAACGCTTGTTGGAGCTACTTTCTTGAAGTTCCTTTCTG AAAATGAATCAGCGTTTGATCTTCTATACTGCATCACATTCAAGCTGATGGACAATCAGTGGCTTGCCATGCGGGCATCATATATGGATTTTAAT GCTGTGATGAAATCGACCCGCCGTCAAATGGAAAGAGAGCTGCTGCTTGAAGATGTAACTCGTCTTGAGGACTTGCCCTCTTATGGCCTTCTTTCTCGCTAG
- the LOC104441362 gene encoding ELMO domain-containing protein A isoform X2, whose product MCIVQILLYPTLNVQFFHSGKNNVLDFARHLDVLGSILMINRFRLASVYTSLNLNSNIHRCFHFVTAEVVAGSAAWLGRGLSCVCAQRRESDARPSFDLTPAQEESLQRLQSRIDVAYDSSILEHQEALRALWHAAFPEEELHGLITEQWKEMGWQGKDPSTDFRGGGFISLENLLFFARNFPKSFQDLLRKQEGDRSMWEYPFAVAGVNITFMLIQMLDLEAENESAFDLLYCITFKLMDNQWLAMRASYMDFNAVMKSTRRQMERELLLEDVTRLEDLPSYGLLSR is encoded by the exons ATGTGCATTGTTCAAATTTTGCTTTATCCTACTTTAAATGTACAATTTTTTCATTCTGGAAAAAATAACGTGTTAGATTTTGCTCGACATTTGGATGTTCTGGGCTCAATTTTGATGATCAACCGTTTTCGCTTGGCTTCTGTATATACGTCTTTGAACTTGAACTCGAATATCCACAG gtgctttcattttgttacaGCTGAAGTTGTGGCAGGCTCAGCAGCATGGCTTGGTCGAGGTCTTTCTTGCGTTTGTGCACAGAGACGAGAGAGCGATGCTCGTCCGTCATTTGATTTAACTCCAGCCCAG GAGGAAAGCTTGCAGAGGCTTCAAAGCCGCATAGATGTTGCATATGATAGTTCTATTCTGGAACACCAG GAAGCTCTAAGGGCACTTTGGCATGCTGCCTTTCCAGAAGAGGAACTTCATGGTTTAATAACTGAACAGTGGAAGGAAATGGGTTGGCAAGGAAAGGACCCATCCACTGATTTTAG GGGTGGTGGTTTCATTTCATTGGAAAACTTGCTGTTCTTTGCCAGGAATTTTCCG AAATCCTTTCAAGATCTTCTAAGGAAACAGGAAGGTGATCGGTCAATGTGGGAATACCCTTTTGCTGTAGCTGGCGTGAACATCACATTCATGCTTATCCAAATGCTCGATCTTGAAGCAG AAAATGAATCAGCGTTTGATCTTCTATACTGCATCACATTCAAGCTGATGGACAATCAGTGGCTTGCCATGCGGGCATCATATATGGATTTTAAT GCTGTGATGAAATCGACCCGCCGTCAAATGGAAAGAGAGCTGCTGCTTGAAGATGTAACTCGTCTTGAGGACTTGCCCTCTTATGGCCTTCTTTCTCGCTAG
- the LOC104441362 gene encoding ELMO domain-containing protein A isoform X1 — translation MCIVQILLYPTLNVQFFHSGKNNVLDFARHLDVLGSILMINRFRLASVYTSLNLNSNIHRCFHFVTAEVVAGSAAWLGRGLSCVCAQRRESDARPSFDLTPAQEESLQRLQSRIDVAYDSSILEHQEALRALWHAAFPEEELHGLITEQWKEMGWQGKDPSTDFRGGGFISLENLLFFARNFPKSFQDLLRKQEGDRSMWEYPFAVAGVNITFMLIQMLDLEAVKPRTLVGATFLKFLSENESAFDLLYCITFKLMDNQWLAMRASYMDFNAVMKSTRRQMERELLLEDVTRLEDLPSYGLLSR, via the exons ATGTGCATTGTTCAAATTTTGCTTTATCCTACTTTAAATGTACAATTTTTTCATTCTGGAAAAAATAACGTGTTAGATTTTGCTCGACATTTGGATGTTCTGGGCTCAATTTTGATGATCAACCGTTTTCGCTTGGCTTCTGTATATACGTCTTTGAACTTGAACTCGAATATCCACAG gtgctttcattttgttacaGCTGAAGTTGTGGCAGGCTCAGCAGCATGGCTTGGTCGAGGTCTTTCTTGCGTTTGTGCACAGAGACGAGAGAGCGATGCTCGTCCGTCATTTGATTTAACTCCAGCCCAG GAGGAAAGCTTGCAGAGGCTTCAAAGCCGCATAGATGTTGCATATGATAGTTCTATTCTGGAACACCAG GAAGCTCTAAGGGCACTTTGGCATGCTGCCTTTCCAGAAGAGGAACTTCATGGTTTAATAACTGAACAGTGGAAGGAAATGGGTTGGCAAGGAAAGGACCCATCCACTGATTTTAG GGGTGGTGGTTTCATTTCATTGGAAAACTTGCTGTTCTTTGCCAGGAATTTTCCG AAATCCTTTCAAGATCTTCTAAGGAAACAGGAAGGTGATCGGTCAATGTGGGAATACCCTTTTGCTGTAGCTGGCGTGAACATCACATTCATGCTTATCCAAATGCTCGATCTTGAAGCAG TTAAGCCACGAACGCTTGTTGGAGCTACTTTCTTGAAGTTCCTTTCTG AAAATGAATCAGCGTTTGATCTTCTATACTGCATCACATTCAAGCTGATGGACAATCAGTGGCTTGCCATGCGGGCATCATATATGGATTTTAAT GCTGTGATGAAATCGACCCGCCGTCAAATGGAAAGAGAGCTGCTGCTTGAAGATGTAACTCGTCTTGAGGACTTGCCCTCTTATGGCCTTCTTTCTCGCTAG
- the LOC104441361 gene encoding nucleoside diphosphate kinase 1: MEQTFIMIKPDGVQRGLVGEIISRFEKKGFSLKGLKLVSVDRPFAEKHYADLSAKPFFSGLVDYIISGPVVAMVWEGKGVVTTGRKIIGATNPAESAPGTIRGDYAIDIGRNVIHGSDSVESARKEIALWFPEGTVSWQSSAHSWIYE, encoded by the exons ATGGAGCAAACGTTCATCATGATCAAGCCCGATGGCGTCCAGAGAGGCCTC GTCGGTGAAATCATCAGCAGGTTCGAGAAGAAAGGGTTCTCCTTGAAAG GTCTGAAGCTCGTTAGTGTGGATCGTCCTTTTGCCGAGAAGCATTATGCTGACCTCTCTGCAAAGCCTTTCTTCAGTGGCCTGGTTGATTATATCATCTCTGGTCCTGTCGTTGCTATGGTTTGGGAGGGCAAAGGTGTTGTGACAACCGGAAGGAAGATTATTGGAGCCACCAACCCTGCAGAATCTGCTCCTGGAACCATCCGTGGTGATTATGCCATTGACATTGGCAG GAATGTCATCCACGGAAGCGACTCGGTCGAGAGCGCAAGGAAGGAAATTGCGCTGTGGTTTCCTGAGGGCACTGTGAGCTGGCAAAGCAGCGCTCACTCCTGGATCTACGAGTAG